Proteins encoded by one window of Cervus canadensis isolate Bull #8, Minnesota chromosome 18, ASM1932006v1, whole genome shotgun sequence:
- the SMPD3 gene encoding sphingomyelin phosphodiesterase 3, whose product MVLYTTPFPNSCLSALHAVSWALIFPCYWLADRLLASFIPTTFEKRQRADDPCYLQLLCTVLFTPVYLALLVASLPFAFLGFLLWSPLQSARRPYIYSRLEDKGPTGGAALLSEWKGTGPGKSFCFATANLCLLPDSLARLNNVFNTQARAKEIGQRIRNGASRPQIKIYIDSPTNTSISAASFSSLVSPQGSDGVPRAVPGSIKRTASVEYKGEGGHHPSDEAANGLASGDPADGGNLEDACIVRFGGDEGGRPPEAVDPPNGGQARNGAGGGPRGQTPNHSQRDGDSGSLGSPSASRESLVKGRAGADGGSGEPGSNSKLPYKASVVKRAAARRRRHPDEAFDHEVSAFFPANLDFLCLQEVFDKRAAAKLKDQLHGYFEYILYDVGVYGCHGCCSFKCLNSGLFFASRYPIMDVAYHCYPNGRFSDSLASKGALYLKVQVGSTPQDQRIVGYISCTHLHALAEDSDIRCEQLNMLQDWLADFRKSTSSSSAANPEELVAFDVICGDFNFDNCSSDDKLEQQHSLFTRYKDPCRLGPGEEKPWAIGTLLDQDGLYDEEVCTPDNLQKVLESEEGRREYLAFPTSKSPGGGQKGRKELLKGNGRRIDYMLHGEEGLCPDWKAEVEEFSFITQLSGLTDHLPVAMRLMVSAGDDEA is encoded by the exons ATGGTTTTGTACACGACCCCCTTTCCTAACAGCTGTCTGTCCGCCCTGCACGCCGTGTCCTGGGCCCTCATCTTCCCGTGCTACTGGTTGGCGGACCGGCTCCTGGCCTCCTTCATCCCCACCACCTTTGAGAAGCGCCAGCGGGCAGACGACCCGTGCTACCTCCAGCTGCTCTGCACCGTGCTCTTCACACCCGTCTACCTGGCCCTCCTGGTCGCCTCACTGCCCTTCGCGTTCCTTGGCTTCCTCCTCTGGTCCCCACTGCAGTCTGCCCGCCGGCCCTACATCTACTCCCGGCTGGAGGACAAGGGCCCCACTGGTGGGGCGGCCCTGCTCAGCGAATGGAAGGGTACGGGTCCTGGCAAAAGCTTCTGCTTCGCCACCGCCAACCTCTGCCTCCTCCCGGACTCGCTGGCCAGGCTCAACAATGTTTTCAACACCCAAGCCCGTGCCAAAGAGATCGGGCAGAGAATCCGCAATGGGGCCAGTAGACCCCAGATCAAAATCTACATCGACTCGCCCACCAACACCTCCATCAGCGCCGCCAGCTTCAGCAGCCTGGTGTCACCACAGGGCAGTGATGGTGTGCCACGGGCCGTCCCTGGGAGCATCAAGAGGACGGCCTCTGTGGAGTACAAGGGCGAGGGCGGGCACCATCCTAGTGACGAGGCTGCCAACGGCCTGGCCTCCGGGGACCCAGCTGATGGAGGCAACCTTGAGGACGCCTGCATCGTGCGCTTCGGTGGTGATGAGGGGGGTCGGCCCCCCGAAGCCGTCGATCCCCCCAATGGGGGCCAGGCCAGGAATGGGGCTGGTGGAGGCCCACGGGGCCAGACACCCAACCACAGTCAGCGAGATGGGGACTCGGGGAGCCTGGGCAGCCCCTCGGCCTCCAGGGAGTCCCTGGTGAAGGGCCGGGCTGGGGCTGATGGCGGCAGTGGGGAGCCGGGCTCCAACAGCAAGCTCCCATATAAGGCCTCGGTGGTGAAGAGGGCAGCCGCGCGCAGGAGGCGCCACCCGGATGAGGCCTTTGACCACGAGGTCTCCGCCTTCTTCCCTGCCAACCTGGACTTCCTATGCCTGCAGGAGGTATTTGACAAGCGGGCGGCCGCCAAGTTGAAAGACCAGCTGCACGGCTACTTCGAGTACATCCTCTACGACGTCGGGGTGTACGGCTGCCACGGCTGCTGCAGCTTCAAGTGTCTCAACAGCGGCCTCTTCTTTGCCAGCCGCTACCCCATCATGGATGTGGCCTATCACTGTTACCCCAACGGGCGGTTCTCCGACAGCCTGGCCTCGAAGGGAGCGCTGTATCTCAAG GTGCAGGTGGGAAGCACACCTCAGGACCAAAGAATTGTCGGGTACATCTCCTGCACACACCTGCACGCCCTGGCAG AGGACAGTGACATCCGGTGTGAGCAGCTGAACATGCTTCAGGACTGGCTGGCTGATTTCCGAAAATCTACCTCCTCGTCCAGCGCAGCCAACCCCGAGGAGCTGGTGGCGTTTGACGTCATCTGTGGAGATTTTAACTTTGACAACTGCTCCTCCG ATGACAAGCTGGAGCAGCAGCACTCCCTGTTTACACGCTACAAGGACCCCTGCcgcctggggcctggggaggagAAGCCGTGGGCAATCG GAACTCTGCTGGACCAGGACGGTCTCTATGATGAGGAAGTGTGCACCCCTGACAATCTGCAAAA GGTCTTGGAGAGTGAGGAAGGTCGCCGGGAGTACCTCGCCTTCCCCACCAGCAAGAGCCCCGGAGGCGGCCAGAAGGGACGCAAAGAGCTGCTGAAAGGCAATGGCAGGCGCATCGACTACATGCTGCACGGGGAGGAGGGGCTGTGCCCGGACTGGAAGGCC GAGGTGGAAGAATTCAGTTTTATCACCCAGCTGTCAGGCCTGACGGACCACCTCCCGGTGGCCATGCGACTGATGGTGTCTGCAGGGGACGACGAGGCATAG
- the LOC122420370 gene encoding 40S ribosomal protein S29 produces MGHQQLYWSHPRKFGQGSRSCRVCSNRHGLIRKYGLNMCRQCFRQYAKDIGFIKLD; encoded by the coding sequence ATGGGTCACCAGCAGCTCTACTGGAGCCATCCGAGAAAATTCGGCCAGGGTTCTCGCTCTTGCCGGGTCTGCTCAAACCGGCACGGTCTGATCCGGAAATACGGCCTCAATATGTGCCGCCAGTGTTTCCGCCAGTATGCAAAGGACATCGGCTTCATTAAGTTGGACTAA